One genomic window of Punica granatum isolate Tunisia-2019 chromosome 1, ASM765513v2, whole genome shotgun sequence includes the following:
- the LOC116192811 gene encoding serine/threonine-protein kinase tricorner-like, whose product MDSARSWLQKFQPRDKLRATSRKKDPSGSGREEGSVPSGDDVPSSVTKQRVAAAKQYIENHYKEQMKNLQERRERRNILEKKLADADVSEEDQNNLLKFLEKKETEYMRLQRHKMGADDFELLTMIGKGAFGEVRVCREKTTGHVYAMKKLKKSEMLRRGQVEHVKAERNLLAEVDSNCIVKLYCSFQDEEFLYLIMEYLPGGDMMTLLMRKDILTEAEARFYVAETVLAIESIHKHNYIHRDIKPDNLLLDRYGHLRLSDFGLCKPLDCSTLEEKDFQIGNNNESSQNDDRPAAPKRTQQEQLQHWQRNRRMLAYSTVGTPDYIAPEVLLKKGYAMECDWWSLGAIMYEMLVGYPPFYSDDPMTTCRKIVNWRTHLKFPEEAKLSPEAKDLISKLLCNVNQRLGANGASEIKVHPWFNGIQWDQLYQMEAAFIPEVKDELDTQNFEKFDESENNAQSSSKSGPWRKMLSSKDINFVGYTYKNFEIVNDYQVPGMAELKKKKSQTKRPSIKSLFEGDSETTD is encoded by the exons ATGGATTCAGCTAGGAGTTGGCTTCAGAAATTCCAGCCTCGAGATAAGTTGAGAGCAACATCGAGGAAGAAGGACCCGAGTGGCTCTGGGAGAGAGGAAGGATCTGTCCCATCAGGAGACGATGTGCCCTCTAGCGTCACGAAACAGAGAGTTGCTGCTGCGAAGCAGTACATCGAGAATCACTACAAGGAGCAGATGAAGAATCTGCAGGAGAGGCGGGAAAG ACGTAATATTTTGGAGAAAAAGCTGGCTGATGCTGATGTCTCTGAGGAAGATCAAAATAACCTCCTTAAGTTCCtggagaagaaggaaacaGAGTATATGCGCCTTCAGAGGCATAAAATGGGTGCTGATGATTTTGAGTTGCTGACAATGATAGGCAAAGGTGCTTTTGGTGAG GTTAGAGTTTGCAGGGAAAAGACAACGGGTCATGTATATGCCATGAAAAAGCTTAAGAAATCAGAGATGCTTCGTCGAggtcag GTTGAGCATGTCAAAGCTGAGAGGAATCTTCTTGCTGAAGTTGACAGCAACTGCATTGTGAAGCTATACTGCTCTTTTCAAGATGAGGAGTTCCTTTACCTTATTATGGAGTATTTGCCTGGTGGGGATATGATGACTTTGCTCATGCGTAAGGATATATTGACTGAAGCTGAAGCGAGATTTTATGTTGCGGAGACTGTTTTAGCCATCGAATCAATTCATAAGCACAATTACATCCATAG AGACATAAAACCGGATAACTTGTTGCTGGATAGATACGGGCACCTGAGACTCTCAGATTTTGGGCTCTGTAAGCCCTTAGATTGCAGTACTTTAGAGGAGAAGGATTTTCAAATAGGAAACAACAATGAGTCCTCGCAGAATGATGATCGTCCAGCAGCTCCAAAGCGGACACAACAAGAGCAATTGCAACACTGGCAGAGGAACAGGAGGATGCTT GCTTACTCCACTGTTGGTACTCCTGACTATATTGCTCCAGAGGTCTTGTTGAAGAAAGGTTATGCGATGGAATGTGATTG GTGGTCGCTTGGTGCTATTATGTATGAGATGCTCGTGGGTTATCCTCCTTTTTATTCCGATGATCCGATGACTACATGTAGAAAG ATTGTGAATTGGAGAACTCACTTGAAGTTTCCTGAAGAAGCAAAGCTTTCTCCAGAAGCAAAAGATCTGATCAGCAAGCTTCTATGCAACGTGAATCAGAGGCTGGGAGCAAATGGCGCCAGTGAAATAAAG GTCCATCCCTGGTTTAATGGTATCCAATGGGATCAGCTATACCAAATGGAAGCTGCCTTTATTCCTGAGGTTAAGGATGAGCTGGACACacagaattttgaaaaattcgaCGAG TCTGAGAACAATGCTCAAAGTTCATCAAAATCAGGCCCATGGAGAAAG ATGCTTTCATCTAAGGACATCAATTTCGTGGGCTACACATACAAGAACTTCGAGATTGTGAATGATTATCAAGTTCCCGGGATGG cggagttgaagaagaagaagtctcAAACGAAGAGGCCATCCATCAAGTCACTTTTCG AGGGCGATTCCGAGACCACTG ATTAG
- the LOC116192812 gene encoding ABC transporter I family member 19, with translation MGRSGDDEGGDAASKTESIRVLAMQFAYDPQSPLFADFNLTVSPGSRCLLIGANGSGKTTLLKILAGKHMVGGQDVVQVLGRSVFHDTQLVCSGDLAYLGGSWSKTVGSAGEIPLQGDFSAEHMIFGVEGADPARREKLIELLDIDLQWRMHKVSDGQRRRVQICMGLLHPFKVLLLDEVTVDLDVVTRLDLLDFLKEECEQRGSTIVYATHIFDGLEAWATHLVYIQDGELKRAEELTLIDELKRSGNLHSTVESWLRSETKSEKKKKQPTQSQRTSSYGFSPFASSRHMAYYR, from the exons ATGGGGCGCAGTGGAGATGACGAAGGGGGCGATGCTGCATCGAAGACGGAGAGCATACGGGTGCTCGCCATGCAGTTCGCCTACGATCCCCAGTCCCCGCTATTCGCTGACTTCAACCTCACGGTCTCCCCCGGATCTCGCTGCCTCCTCATCGGCGCGAACGGCTCAG GCAAGACCACCTTGCTGAAGATTTTGGCGGGTAAGCACATGGTGGGAGGGCAGGACGTCGTGCAAGTACTGGGACGTTCGGTTTTTCATGATACTCAATTGGTCTGCAGTGGTGACTTGGCATACTTGGGAGGTTCTTGGAGTAAAACTGTCGGCTCCGCT GGCGAGATTCCACTCCAGGGAGACTTCTCTGCTGAGCATATGATTTTTGGAG TTGAGGGAGCTGATCCAGCGAGGAGAGAAAAGTTGATTGAGCTCCTTGACATCGATCTGCAATGGCGAATGCATAAGGTTTCAGATGGGCAACGCCGTCGTGTCCAGATATGCATGGGCCTTCTGCATCCTTTCAAG GTTCTTTTGTTGGATGAGGTAACAGTTGATCTCGATGTTGTGACTCGATTGGATCTACTCGACTTCTTGAAGGAAGAGTGCGAGCAG AGAGGATCTACGATAGTGTACGCCACACACATATTCGACGGGCTGGAGGCATGGGCTACTCATCTTGTGTACATCCAGGACGGTGAGTTGAAGAGGGCCGAGGAGTTAACCCTGATCGATGAGCTGAAGCGCTCGGGGAACCTCCACTCTACAGTCGAATCTTGGTTGCGTTCGGAgacaaaatccgagaagaagaagaagcaaccCACGCAATCCCAGAGGACATCCTCTTATGGTTTCTCCCCTTTCGCCTCATCCAGACATATGGCATATTACCGTTGA
- the LOC116192810 gene encoding dolichyl-diphosphooligosaccharide--protein glycosyltransferase subunit 2 has translation MAAEPRWGSGGGAAALLLLLLVAAASICHAASNFLPVSDAHRSAALELFAPVDGSFGSLEETSEALQSFDILGIERRTNVRGSTCSSAVEVLGSSSSPVKDVFYALKVSSLLKCDVRQSQLEAIASRLKSVPSDASSLNDFYYSIGGLVLIKNQIPVVDVLLEDADKVFQAIKALSQSDGRWRYSSDNPVSSTYAAGMALETLAGVISLASNEIGQSRIDAVKNDILKLFDSIEKYDDGTFYFDEKVDGVGPLATTSSVVQGLTAFASTASGRVKLPEDNILGLTKYFLSIGIPGDAKEFFNQVNSLSCLENSRVSVPLILALPATVVSLTNKDKLKVRVTTALGSRSPPLKVKLVRAFISGSKDASVIENQELIFDSEGAFHILDLLPTSIDVGKYTFVFEIVLQDSEDAKVYVTGGQTKVPVYISAIIKIENAEISVLDSDLGSVDTQKKLNLGKEDDVSLAANHLQKLRLSFQLSTPHGHAFKPHQAILKLKHEKAEHIFLVGNSGKKFQVILDFLGLVEKFFYLSGRYDIQLSIGDAVMENSFCQDLGHVELDLPEAPEKAPRPAAQPDDPFSKYGPKAEISHIFRAPEKRPSENLSLAFLALTLLPFLGFLVGLLKLGVNLKNFPSAPVPAMFAILFHVGIGSILALYALFWLKLDLFTTLKALGLLGVFVMFVGHRILSHLASTSSKLKSA, from the exons ATGGCCGCAGAACCGAGATGGGGATCCGGAGGTGGTGCAGCTGCGCTGCTGCTGCTCCTGCTCGTTGCTGCTGCTTCGATCTGCCATGCCGCGTCCAATTTTCTGCCGGTTTCTGATGCTCACCGATCTGCTGCGCTCGAGCTCTTCGCCCCCGTCGATGGATCCTTTGGAAG CTTAGAAGAGACTTCTGAAGCCTTGCAATCATTTgacattcttggaattgagagGAGGACCAATGTACGCGGGTCTACTTGCTCATCGGCAGTGGAAGTTCTCGGCTCATCATCTTCGCCCGTAAAGGATGTATTCTACGCATTGAAAGTTAGCAGCCTTTTAAAATGTGATGTCAGGCAGTCCCAGCTTGAG GCCATAGCTTCAAGACTTAAGTCTGTTCCAAGCGATGCCAGTTCATTGAATGACTTCTACTACTCAATTGGGGGCTTGGTTCTTATTAAG AATCAAATTCCTGTAGTTGATGTGCTGCTTGAGGATGCCGATAAGGTTTTTCAGGCAATTAAG GCTCTGAGCCAGAGTGATGGAAGATGGCGCTATAGTTCTGATAATCCTGTATCCAGTACATATGCCGCTG GAATGGCTCTTGAAACACTGGCTGGAGTCATCTCTTTGGCATCGAACGAGATAGGGCAATCAAGG ATTGATGCTGTGAAGAATGATATACTAAAGCTTTTTGACAGTATTGAGAAATATG ATGATGGGACCTTTTATTTTGACGAGAAGGTTGATGGTGTGGGTCCTCTTGCAACAACCTCATCAGTCGTACAAGGCCTTACAGCGTTTGCATCTACTGCTTCTGGAAGAGTGAAA CTTCCCGAGGACAATATACTTGGTCTGACAAAATATTTCCTTAGCATTGGAATTCCTGGAGATGCCAAGgaatttttcaatcaagtGAACTCTCTTAGTTGCTTGGAAAacagccg GGTTTCTGTTCCTCTTATATTGGCACTCCCTGCCACAGTGGTGTCTTTGACAAACAAAGACAAGCTCAAA GTCAGGGTAACTACGGCACTTGGTTCTAGATCTCCCCCCTTGAAAGTGAAGCTGGTGCGTGCTTTCATTTCCGGTTCAAAGGACGCTTCTGTAATTGAGAATCAG GAACTCATCTTTGATTCAGAAGGCGCTTTTCACATCCTGGATTTATTGCCCACATCCATTGATGTTGGAAAATACACATTTGTTTTCGAG ATTGTGCTTCAAGATTCAGAAGATGCGAAAGTTTATGTCACTGGCGGCCAAACCAAAGTTCCTGTATATATCTCTGCgattattaaaattgaaaatgcagAAATTTCGGTACTTGACAGTGATCTTGGGAGTGTTGACACACAAAAGAA GTTAAATCTAGGGAAAGAAGATGATGTTTCATTAGCAGCAAACCACCTGCAAAAGCTGCGTCTGTCCTTCCAGTTGAGTACCCCACATGGCCATGCCTTTAAACCTCATCAG GCAATTCTCAAGCTTAAACACGAGAAGGCTGAACATATCTTCTTGGTCGGAAACTCGGGAAAGAAGTTTCAAGTCATTCTA GATTTTCTTGGGTTGGTTGAGAAGTTCTTCTATCTCTCTGGTAGATATGACATTCAGCTTAGCATTGGGGATGCTGTAATG GAAAATTCTTTTTGTCAAGACCTTGGTCATGTGGAATTGGATCTACCAGAGGCCCCCGAGAAGGCACCTCGACCAGCTGCACAGCCAGATGATCCTTTCTCAAAGTATGGGCCCAAAGCAGAGATAAGCCACATCTTTAGAGCTCCAGAGAAGCGCCCATCCGAAAATCTCTCTCTTGCCTTTCTGGCTCTCACTCTGTTGCCATTCCTCGGATTTTTGGTTGGG CTATTGAAGTTGGGAGTGAACTTAAAGAACTTCCCCTCTGCTCCCGTGCCTGCCATGTTCGCCATCCTATTCCATGTTGGAATCGGTTCAATTCTGGCACTATATGCGCTTTTCTGGCTGAAG TTGGATCTATTCACGACACTGAAGGCGCTCGGTCTCTTGGGAGTTTTCGTGATGTTTGTGGGTCACAGAATTCTCTCCCACTTGGCCTCCACATCGTCGAAGTTGAAATCCGCCTAA
- the LOC116192813 gene encoding serine/threonine-protein kinase 19 isoform X2: MAPGRGRKRKLEDDEEGEAATAAAAASSSSDPAESLEQSLTFSDTLVALQIMRAQFPRIDKVSIKPFILRSQLYSSVMDRTQVDRELESLRRAKTLRIFKLSTGQDDHAVMFLDDYINQCSLLSLGGKVKDQHVSLLINGGVLIRQLIDPDMYWFAIPSIGSVLKGLSQGRKELLGLLSRKKYKEMMMATLEKKRLRLSPLDMRFHLRDLIGSGHLKTISTPTGLVVRVSKD, from the exons ATGGCGCCAGGGAGAGGTCGAAAACGAAAACTGGAGGACGACGAGGAAGGCGAGGCTGCcacggcggcggcggcggcttCCAGTTCCAGCGATCCGGCCGAATCTTTAG AGCAGAGTCTCACGTTCTCCGACACTCTGGTGGCCCTCCAAATCATGCGAGCTCAGTTCCCGCGCATTGACAAG GTCTCGATTAAGCCATTCATCCTGCGATCGCAGCTGTACAGCAGCGTGATGGATAGGACTCAGGTGGATAGAGAACTCGAG TCTCTGAGAAGGGCAAAGACACTGCGCATTTTCAAACTGAGTACTGGACAAGATGATCATGCTGTAATGTTTTTGGATGACTATATAAATCAG TGTTCACTTCTGTCCCTTGGGGGGAAGGTGAAAGATCAGCACGTATCGCTTCTCATAAATGGGGGAGTTCTT ATACGACAGCTTATTGATCCGGACATGTACTGGTTTGCCATTCCCAGTATCGGGTCAGTGCTTAAAGGCCTCTCTCAG GGAAGGAAGGAGCTTCTCGGTCTGTTAAGTCGCAAGAAATACAAAGAGATGATGATGGCAActttggagaagaagaggctTCGGCTGTCTCCACTCGACATGAGGTTTCATCTCCGCGACCTGATCGGTTCCGGCCACCTAAAAACCATCAGCACCCCAACCGGTTTGGTCGTCCGGGTCTCCAAGGATTGA
- the LOC116192813 gene encoding serine/threonine-protein kinase 19 isoform X1: MAPGRGRKRKLEDDEEGEAATAAAAASSSSDPAESLEQSLTFSDTLVALQIMRAQFPRIDKVSIKPFILRSQLYSSVMDRTQVDRELESLRRAKTLRIFKLSTGQDDHAVMFLDDYINQIDSVVKKKEEKKLPNLEAFDWFKMHVIDTRLEPNISHEELCSLLSLGGKVKDQHVSLLINGGVLIRQLIDPDMYWFAIPSIGSVLKGLSQGRKELLGLLSRKKYKEMMMATLEKKRLRLSPLDMRFHLRDLIGSGHLKTISTPTGLVVRVSKD, translated from the exons ATGGCGCCAGGGAGAGGTCGAAAACGAAAACTGGAGGACGACGAGGAAGGCGAGGCTGCcacggcggcggcggcggcttCCAGTTCCAGCGATCCGGCCGAATCTTTAG AGCAGAGTCTCACGTTCTCCGACACTCTGGTGGCCCTCCAAATCATGCGAGCTCAGTTCCCGCGCATTGACAAG GTCTCGATTAAGCCATTCATCCTGCGATCGCAGCTGTACAGCAGCGTGATGGATAGGACTCAGGTGGATAGAGAACTCGAG TCTCTGAGAAGGGCAAAGACACTGCGCATTTTCAAACTGAGTACTGGACAAGATGATCATGCTGTAATGTTTTTGGATGACTATATAAATCAG ATTGATAGTGtcgtgaaaaaaaaggaagagaagaaacTGCCTAATCTTGAGGCTTTCGATTGGTTTAAGATGCATGTGATTGACACTAGACTCGAGCCTAATATTTCACACGAAGAGCTT TGTTCACTTCTGTCCCTTGGGGGGAAGGTGAAAGATCAGCACGTATCGCTTCTCATAAATGGGGGAGTTCTT ATACGACAGCTTATTGATCCGGACATGTACTGGTTTGCCATTCCCAGTATCGGGTCAGTGCTTAAAGGCCTCTCTCAG GGAAGGAAGGAGCTTCTCGGTCTGTTAAGTCGCAAGAAATACAAAGAGATGATGATGGCAActttggagaagaagaggctTCGGCTGTCTCCACTCGACATGAGGTTTCATCTCCGCGACCTGATCGGTTCCGGCCACCTAAAAACCATCAGCACCCCAACCGGTTTGGTCGTCCGGGTCTCCAAGGATTGA
- the LOC116192813 gene encoding serine/threonine-protein kinase 19 isoform X3 gives MRAQFPRIDKVSIKPFILRSQLYSSVMDRTQVDRELESLRRAKTLRIFKLSTGQDDHAVMFLDDYINQIDSVVKKKEEKKLPNLEAFDWFKMHVIDTRLEPNISHEELCSLLSLGGKVKDQHVSLLINGGVLIRQLIDPDMYWFAIPSIGSVLKGLSQGRKELLGLLSRKKYKEMMMATLEKKRLRLSPLDMRFHLRDLIGSGHLKTISTPTGLVVRVSKD, from the exons ATGCGAGCTCAGTTCCCGCGCATTGACAAG GTCTCGATTAAGCCATTCATCCTGCGATCGCAGCTGTACAGCAGCGTGATGGATAGGACTCAGGTGGATAGAGAACTCGAG TCTCTGAGAAGGGCAAAGACACTGCGCATTTTCAAACTGAGTACTGGACAAGATGATCATGCTGTAATGTTTTTGGATGACTATATAAATCAG ATTGATAGTGtcgtgaaaaaaaaggaagagaagaaacTGCCTAATCTTGAGGCTTTCGATTGGTTTAAGATGCATGTGATTGACACTAGACTCGAGCCTAATATTTCACACGAAGAGCTT TGTTCACTTCTGTCCCTTGGGGGGAAGGTGAAAGATCAGCACGTATCGCTTCTCATAAATGGGGGAGTTCTT ATACGACAGCTTATTGATCCGGACATGTACTGGTTTGCCATTCCCAGTATCGGGTCAGTGCTTAAAGGCCTCTCTCAG GGAAGGAAGGAGCTTCTCGGTCTGTTAAGTCGCAAGAAATACAAAGAGATGATGATGGCAActttggagaagaagaggctTCGGCTGTCTCCACTCGACATGAGGTTTCATCTCCGCGACCTGATCGGTTCCGGCCACCTAAAAACCATCAGCACCCCAACCGGTTTGGTCGTCCGGGTCTCCAAGGATTGA